One Chryseobacterium indoltheticum DNA segment encodes these proteins:
- the rmuC gene encoding DNA recombination protein RmuC — translation MEITYLIIGCFAGAIIGAVLIYFILKSSMVLRSSYDELNYLNIKTKADLENLNLKIQDLDQAIKNEKDFNLQQSDLLNDLKNEFSKISAENTFLQTQFDEQKLLNQKQNTQIELILNEKQNLYAKNSELTAQNEGLHHSLETQKEEIKKIQEEGKLQFENLANKILEEKTEKFTTVNQNNLKNILEPFQEKINDLKNKVNEAYEKENKERFSLAEKVKELALLNQQISEDAKKLTKALKGESKTQGNWGEMILESILEKSGLVKGREYFLEHELRDEDNKALFSEFSGKKMRPDAVVKYPDERNVIIDSKVSLTAFTELVDETDADIYEIKVNQHLSSIKTHISQLSQKAYDDYGKSLDFVMMFIPSEPAYISAMQADQNLWNFAYEKRILLLNPSNLITSLKLIADLWKREYQNRNSMEIADRGAKLYDKFAGFVENLEKVGKNLDQAKNVYTDAFKQLSTGNDNLIAQTQKLKSLGIKNKKELPQSLINGINNDL, via the coding sequence ATGGAAATCACTTACCTGATCATTGGATGTTTTGCCGGAGCTATTATTGGCGCAGTTCTTATTTATTTTATTTTGAAGTCGTCTATGGTTTTAAGAAGTTCTTATGATGAACTCAATTATTTAAATATTAAAACGAAAGCAGATTTAGAGAACTTAAATCTGAAAATTCAGGATTTAGATCAAGCGATTAAGAATGAAAAAGATTTTAATCTTCAGCAGTCTGACCTATTAAATGATCTTAAAAATGAATTCTCCAAAATTTCAGCAGAAAACACTTTTCTTCAGACTCAGTTTGATGAGCAAAAACTTTTAAATCAAAAGCAAAATACTCAAATTGAATTGATACTGAATGAAAAACAGAATTTATATGCTAAAAACTCAGAACTAACTGCTCAAAATGAGGGTTTACATCATTCCTTAGAAACACAGAAAGAAGAAATTAAAAAAATTCAGGAAGAAGGGAAACTTCAGTTTGAAAATTTGGCCAACAAGATTTTAGAAGAAAAAACAGAAAAATTCACAACCGTTAATCAAAATAATCTAAAAAATATTCTTGAACCTTTTCAGGAGAAAATCAATGATCTAAAAAATAAAGTCAATGAAGCTTACGAAAAGGAAAACAAAGAACGTTTTTCCCTTGCTGAAAAAGTAAAAGAACTTGCTCTGCTCAACCAACAGATTTCCGAAGATGCTAAAAAACTCACCAAAGCCCTGAAAGGAGAAAGCAAAACTCAGGGAAATTGGGGCGAAATGATCCTGGAAAGTATTCTGGAAAAATCGGGATTGGTAAAAGGAAGAGAGTATTTTCTGGAGCACGAGCTCAGAGACGAAGATAACAAAGCTTTATTTTCAGAATTTTCGGGCAAAAAAATGCGTCCGGACGCAGTTGTAAAATATCCTGACGAAAGAAATGTAATCATTGACTCTAAAGTTTCTTTGACCGCTTTTACTGAGTTGGTTGACGAAACAGATGCTGATATTTATGAAATAAAAGTCAATCAGCATTTATCATCCATAAAAACCCACATCAGCCAATTAAGCCAAAAAGCGTACGATGATTACGGGAAATCGCTCGACTTTGTCATGATGTTTATCCCAAGTGAACCCGCTTATATTTCTGCAATGCAAGCCGATCAAAACCTTTGGAATTTTGCTTACGAAAAGAGAATTTTACTTTTAAACCCGAGCAACCTGATCACTTCTTTAAAATTGATCGCCGATCTTTGGAAAAGAGAATATCAGAACCGAAATTCTATGGAAATTGCCGATCGCGGTGCTAAATTATATGATAAATTTGCCGGCTTTGTAGAAAATCTTGAAAAGGTTGGAAAAAATTTAGACCAAGCAAAAAATGTTTACACGGATGCTTTCAAGCAGCTTTCTACCGGAAATGACAATCTGATTGCTCAGACCCAGAAACTAAAATCTCTAGGAATTAAAAATAAGAAAGAGCTTCCACAAAGCTTGATCAATGGTATAAATAATGATTTATAA